CCTCGGCTGGCTGGGTGTCGATCCCCTCGTCTTCGAGGAGCTTCCGGCGACCGATCAGGACACGCCCGCGGTCCGTCTCCGCGCTGACGCCGTGGCCGGGAACGTTCTCGAACTCGCTGACCTCACCGAGCGCGATGTCACGCTCGTCAGCGCCGTCGACGACGGCGCGAGCAATCGGGTGTTCGGAGCCGGATTCGGCGGTCGCCGCCGCGCCGAGGAGGAACGCTTCAGGTGAGTCGTCGGCGTCGGTCTCCGCCTGCTCCGCGAGCGTGCCCCCGTCGGGTGCGGGTTCGCCGCCATCGGTCACCGTCGACTCGTCAGCGTCGATGATCTCGATGTCCGTCAGCGTCATCTCGCCGTGGGTCAGCGTCCCCGTCTTGTCGAAAACGATCGTGTCGATGCCCCGAACCTGCTCCAGCACGTCACCGCCCTTGAACAGGACGCCGTTCGTCGCAGACAGCGTCGAGCCAACCATCGTCGCCGCCGGCGTCGCCAGCCCAAGCGCACAGGGACAGGCGATCAACAGCGACGAGGCGAGCACGATCACGGAGAACTCGAGTACCGGCACGCCAGCGCCCCCGGCCGCGGCCGCGGCGACCTCGGGGCCGCCCTGAACGAGCCCCAGCAGTGGGATTGCGTCGACGAACGCCGCGAGGGGTCCCGGGAACGCGGCCCAGAGCAGCGCCCAGACGACGGCGTTGACGATCACCGCGGGGACGAAGTAGGCACTCACTTTGTCGACCAGCCGCTGGATCTCGGGCTGGCGCGACTGGGCTTCCTTCACCCGGTCGACGAGTTGCTGAATCGCCGTCTCGGAGCCGACCTTCGTCGCCTCCACGAGGAGCACACCGTTCTCGTTGATCGTTGAGCCGACGACCTCGTCGCCGACTTCCTTCTCGACTGGGACCGACTCACCCGTCAGCATGGACTCATCGACTGCACTCTGGCCGTCGACGACCTCGCCGTCGGTTGGAATCCGCTCGCCCGGTCGGACCTTCATCACGTCGCCAACGGCGACGGTCTCGAGTGGGACCTGTTTCTCCTCACCGTCTTCGACGATGGTGGCCTCGTCCGCCTCCATCTCCAGCAACTCTCGCAGCGCGTTGCCCGCGCGGGCCTTCGAGCGTACCTCGAGCCAGTTGCCGAGCGTGATGAACCAGAGAATAAACGCGACGGCCTCGAAGTACAGCCCTGCGCCGGCGATGAGCCCAAAGAGAAACGCCGTACTGTAGATGTAGCCCGCGGACGTGCCGAGTGCAACCAGCGTGTCCATGTTCGCCCGTCGGTTGTGGGAAAACGCCCGCCACGCGCCGGCGATGAACTCCTTCCCCAGCGTCGCCATCAGCGCCGTCGCGAGCACGAACTCGAGTAGCCCCATGATCGGAACCGTCGCAATCGCGAGGTCGACGGTCCCGAGGTGGGGTAACGTCACGAGGTCGAACATCGCGAGCATGATCGGCACGAACGGCAGTGTCAGGATGCCGCCGCCGATCACCAGTCGGCGCTGGCGGCGGAGTTCTTTCTCGACGGCG
The DNA window shown above is from Natrialba magadii ATCC 43099 and carries:
- a CDS encoding heavy metal translocating P-type ATPase translates to MTTRRTHLEITGMSCSTCSGAVEDAVAALDGVEAGNANYATDEGTVEYDPAETSLAEIYDAIEDAGYEAASITETLTVMGMSCSTCSGAVSDAVEGLPGVIRADVNFASDEARVEYNPNDISLADIHDTIEDAGYEPVRDEVEETQGASQRERAVEKELRRQRRLVIGGGILTLPFVPIMLAMFDLVTLPHLGTVDLAIATVPIMGLLEFVLATALMATLGKEFIAGAWRAFSHNRRANMDTLVALGTSAGYIYSTAFLFGLIAGAGLYFEAVAFILWFITLGNWLEVRSKARAGNALRELLEMEADEATIVEDGEEKQVPLETVAVGDVMKVRPGERIPTDGEVVDGQSAVDESMLTGESVPVEKEVGDEVVGSTINENGVLLVEATKVGSETAIQQLVDRVKEAQSRQPEIQRLVDKVSAYFVPAVIVNAVVWALLWAAFPGPLAAFVDAIPLLGLVQGGPEVAAAAAGGAGVPVLEFSVIVLASSLLIACPCALGLATPAATMVGSTLSATNGVLFKGGDVLEQVRGIDTIVFDKTGTLTHGEMTLTDIEIIDADESTVTDGGEPAPDGGTLAEQAETDADDSPEAFLLGAAATAESGSEHPIARAVVDGADERDIALGEVSEFENVPGHGVSAETDRGRVLIGRRKLLEDEGIDTQPAEATLTELEREGKTAMAVAVDGQLRGVLAVADEVRESAKETVAALHDRGTETVMLTGDNERTAQAVAEQVGIPSENVRAEVLPEDKADHVEALQDEGNRVMMVGDGVNDAPALTTAQVGVAIGSGTDVAIESADVTLMRDDPADVLKAVRISEATISKVRQNLFWAFIYNTTLIPIAALGMLNPALAGLAMATSSVSVMANSLSFATYDPHEDYRLAVLKPFDALLGRN